A section of the Parasteatoda tepidariorum isolate YZ-2023 chromosome 6, CAS_Ptep_4.0, whole genome shotgun sequence genome encodes:
- the LOC107440595 gene encoding uncharacterized protein yields MLLNILLVTFCIQLQYSSGIMRFDSNDGFPSIMRFSQFGGVYFSPNEIYRRVPEIRGRKMKMALMEVSPNYGQSCFDPADLVKRTSRALFAKGQEPYRMGNLKFSVPLRSAVRSRQTNIYVERLSLFGLSDFSFIEDAKSDEQGGCPVMFFKWGRLRAICTIIAELEGLKNTGECELRTEEPLYMRVRLAKSEPVDPQIEMSQVNDMTVDVQGLEITSEESMAEIRRELETTLKEAINSEVRDILTDFVQNSLLKQTTSKLTYKLEDI; encoded by the exons ATGCTGTTGAATATTCTTCTGGTGACATTTTGTATTCAACTACAATATTCTTCTGGCATTATGCGATTTGATAGTAATGATGGTTTTCCTAGTATTATGCGATTTAGTC aatttgGAGGTGTATATTTTAGCCCCAACGAAATCTATCGCAGAGTGCCTGAAATTAGAGGGCGAAAAATGAAGATGGCCTTAATGGAAGTCAGCCCAAACTATGGCCAGTCCTGCTTCGATCCTGCTGATCTGGTGAAAAGAACTAGCCGGGCCCTATTTGCGAAAGGTCAAGAGCCCTATCGAATGggcaatttgaaattttcagtgcCCTTAAGATCTGCAGTAAGATCAAGACAGACTAATATTTATGTGGAAAGACTATCGCTCTTTGGTTTATCTGATTTTAGTTTCATTGAGGATGCTAAATCAGATGAACAAGGTGGATGTCCAGTGATGTTTTTTAAGTGGGGTCGCTTAAGAGCGATTTGCACAATTATTGCAGAACTTGAGGGGCTGAAGAACACTGGTGAGTGTGAACTGAGAACAGAAGAGCCATTGTACATGCGTGTTCGATTAGCGAAATCAGAACCTGTTGATCCACAAATTGAAATGTCTCAGGTTAATGACATGACTGTTGATGTTCAAGGTCTTGAAATAACTTCAGAAGAATCAATGGCAGAGATTAGAAGAGAGCTTGAAACCACTTTGAAAGAAGCCATAAATTCTGAGGTCAGAGATATTTTAACAGACTTTGTACAGAACAGTTTATTGAAGCAAACTACTTCGAAGTTAACTTATAAATTGGAAGATATTTGA